Proteins encoded in a region of the Stieleria neptunia genome:
- a CDS encoding YdcF family protein yields the protein MVDVAKKWRRRFWLILIAWAVVTFASSFASVRGVLIQPLYVHDGDARGEIAYVMADGPAYWERLFAASDLYHWHRVEQIYVLEELRSSSYNFVRRQNDTRLQRAIDYLAMRGVPADVIHSVPVQPNVWLGSRSEAAGVANLPRQFTRIVVVTSPPHTRRSKLCFQREFGADAEISVYSATSPGQSVETHFPIWLEYVKLVVYWVWA from the coding sequence ATGGTTGATGTTGCGAAAAAATGGCGGCGGCGGTTTTGGCTGATTCTGATCGCCTGGGCTGTCGTTACGTTTGCGTCTTCGTTCGCATCCGTGCGTGGTGTGCTGATCCAGCCCCTGTATGTCCACGACGGCGATGCGCGGGGCGAGATCGCGTACGTGATGGCCGACGGGCCCGCGTATTGGGAGCGGCTGTTTGCGGCGTCGGATCTCTACCATTGGCATCGCGTGGAGCAGATTTATGTGCTCGAGGAGTTGAGATCGTCGAGCTACAACTTCGTCCGCCGGCAAAACGACACGCGGCTGCAACGGGCGATCGACTATTTGGCAATGCGAGGCGTCCCGGCAGACGTGATTCACAGTGTTCCGGTCCAGCCCAACGTTTGGCTGGGTTCGCGGAGTGAAGCGGCGGGCGTTGCCAATCTGCCTCGCCAGTTCACCCGCATCGTCGTGGTGACGTCGCCGCCCCACACCCGACGCAGCAAGCTGTGTTTTCAACGGGAGTTCGGTGCGGATGCGGAAATATCGGTTTACTCGGCGACCAGCCCCGGTCAGAGTGTTGAAACGCATTTCCCAATCTGGCTGGAGTATGTCAAACTGGTGGTGTATTGGGTTTGGGCGTGA